The following proteins come from a genomic window of Pyxidicoccus sp. MSG2:
- a CDS encoding PaaI family thioesterase, whose translation MSDTPSGPPSRPSQADLDRYAELFNKSLTLRHFGAQVSFPEGTKVVISLPELRPEHRGGLGSGAAVNGGILAAMFDLAIGCSGALVDPSRRCATVQLSMSFERPVTGADFRVEAEIDNKSVSLLFATARAFDGNGRECARCQGVVKLSNLPWPSGESPAIN comes from the coding sequence ATGTCCGACACCCCGTCCGGCCCCCCCTCCCGGCCCTCCCAGGCCGACCTGGACCGCTACGCAGAGCTCTTCAACAAGAGCCTCACCCTGCGTCACTTCGGCGCGCAGGTCTCCTTCCCGGAGGGCACCAAGGTGGTCATCAGCCTCCCCGAATTGCGCCCCGAGCACCGCGGCGGCCTGGGCAGCGGCGCGGCCGTCAACGGCGGAATCCTGGCCGCCATGTTCGACCTCGCCATCGGCTGCAGCGGCGCCCTGGTGGACCCCAGCCGCCGCTGCGCCACCGTGCAGCTCTCCATGAGCTTCGAGCGCCCCGTCACCGGCGCCGACTTCCGCGTGGAGGCGGAAATCGACAACAAGAGCGTCTCCCTCCTCTTCGCCACCGCCCGGGCCTTCGACGGGAACGGCCGCGAGTGCGCCCGCTGCCAGGGCGTCGTGAAGCTCTCCAACCTCCCCTGGCCCTCCGGCGAGAGCCCCGCCATCAACTGA
- a CDS encoding non-canonical purine NTP pyrophosphatase, giving the protein MKTAYYLTSNADRLREAEHFFQGSSKLGFVKARRSAFVELLETDLKTLVLNKAAEAYARVRFPLIIEHGAFCIEDLGWLPGPLIRPFWETLGTRLCDLVHPERKRVITRTAVCFCDGKQRKVILKEVEGTLADAPRGKGGFDWDPIFIPQGRTKTFAEIAENSLDDKLSLSASGLAYAELKKELGL; this is encoded by the coding sequence ATGAAGACCGCCTATTACCTCACGTCGAATGCCGACAGGCTCCGTGAGGCCGAGCACTTCTTCCAGGGCTCGTCGAAGCTGGGCTTCGTCAAGGCGCGCAGGTCGGCCTTCGTCGAGCTCCTCGAAACGGACCTGAAGACGCTCGTCCTGAACAAGGCCGCGGAGGCCTACGCCCGGGTCCGCTTTCCCCTCATCATCGAGCATGGCGCCTTCTGTATCGAAGACCTCGGCTGGCTCCCGGGGCCGCTCATCCGGCCTTTCTGGGAGACGCTCGGGACAAGGCTCTGCGACCTGGTCCATCCCGAGCGCAAGCGGGTAATCACCCGGACCGCTGTCTGCTTCTGCGACGGCAAGCAGCGGAAGGTGATTCTCAAGGAAGTCGAAGGGACGCTGGCGGATGCACCGCGCGGCAAGGGCGGCTTCGATTGGGACCCCATCTTCATTCCCCAGGGCCGCACGAAGACCTTCGCGGAGATTGCCGAGAACTCACTGGATGACAAGCTGAGCCTCTCCGCCTCGGGACTCGCGTACGCCGAGCTGAAGAAGGAGCTCGGCCTCTGA
- a CDS encoding vWA domain-containing protein translates to MTTTTQNTNLLPEAQRGPAERLLDLVLGGSAHLWHNRPGLDVNGTWYAAAHATPAQKASGRPVKPGLFVPAAVKLYRQLLDIYKLNAELMAHFASYALTQTDWRDLKVATCALMLVQEHAGQPVRDDNGQVAFHDDDWRAIGEAMVLHYERKSTRMLAPKAVLRVAELLEQPEIARLNREAGFGDPASRKAPLGRWKRVASKWLAAREANLPMLQGLVKAGYKETLKKLARKAGYKPGTQGFFEVLGWKQKQSDAGHRTVGLTGLTLVKRERFDGLSEAEICEWVELERLSYKEVVGRLPKDVGLTPAIMAALLPSLSDRDLRLMTPTLEELGLLAEPTVRARWEKAVASATDQRALNIAKNVRSVVLRQKLEEASDNAARTAVAEATAETDVRVMFLIDKSGSMEGAIENSKEALARILAGFPLEKLHIAAFDTMGTVLRPKAANRTAVQHMLAGLKASGGTTHAAALQALHRDGVRVPEGAKLVVIVVGDEAGEAGDQLARAFRDFGYSVAAMALLVSVAGARGNTVRTCAGQLKVPFSEVNVDQFADPYQVPRVLKALLDAPAAQGGATTVQSGWVERVMRTPLLKVA, encoded by the coding sequence ATGACGACCACGACGCAGAACACGAACCTGTTGCCCGAGGCGCAGCGCGGCCCGGCCGAGCGGCTGCTGGACCTGGTGCTCGGGGGCTCGGCGCACCTGTGGCACAACCGGCCCGGGCTGGACGTGAATGGCACCTGGTACGCGGCGGCGCACGCCACCCCGGCGCAGAAGGCCAGCGGGCGGCCGGTGAAGCCGGGCCTCTTCGTGCCGGCGGCGGTGAAGCTCTACCGGCAGCTGCTGGACATCTACAAGCTCAACGCGGAGCTGATGGCGCACTTCGCGTCGTACGCGCTGACTCAGACGGACTGGCGTGACCTGAAGGTGGCCACGTGCGCGCTCATGCTGGTGCAGGAGCACGCGGGCCAGCCCGTGCGCGACGACAACGGCCAGGTGGCGTTCCACGACGACGACTGGCGGGCCATCGGCGAGGCGATGGTGCTCCACTACGAGCGCAAGTCCACGCGCATGCTCGCGCCCAAGGCCGTGCTGCGGGTGGCGGAGCTGCTCGAGCAGCCGGAGATTGCACGCCTCAACCGCGAGGCGGGCTTCGGTGACCCCGCGTCCCGCAAGGCGCCGCTGGGCCGCTGGAAGCGCGTCGCGTCCAAGTGGCTGGCGGCACGTGAGGCGAACCTGCCGATGCTCCAGGGTCTGGTGAAGGCCGGGTACAAGGAGACGTTGAAGAAGCTGGCGCGCAAGGCGGGGTACAAGCCGGGCACGCAGGGCTTCTTCGAGGTGCTCGGCTGGAAGCAGAAGCAGTCCGACGCGGGCCACCGCACGGTGGGTCTGACGGGCCTGACGCTGGTCAAGCGCGAGCGCTTCGACGGGCTGTCGGAGGCGGAGATCTGCGAGTGGGTCGAGCTGGAGCGCCTCTCCTACAAGGAGGTGGTGGGCCGGCTGCCGAAGGACGTGGGCCTCACGCCGGCCATCATGGCGGCCCTGCTCCCGTCCCTGTCGGACCGTGACCTGCGGCTGATGACGCCGACGCTGGAGGAGCTGGGCCTGCTGGCGGAGCCCACGGTGCGCGCGCGCTGGGAGAAGGCGGTGGCGAGCGCCACGGACCAGCGGGCGCTGAACATCGCGAAGAACGTGCGCAGCGTGGTGCTGCGGCAGAAGCTGGAGGAGGCGAGCGACAACGCGGCCCGTACCGCGGTGGCGGAGGCGACGGCGGAGACCGACGTGAGGGTGATGTTCCTCATCGACAAGTCGGGGTCCATGGAGGGGGCCATCGAGAACTCGAAGGAGGCGCTCGCGCGCATCCTCGCGGGCTTCCCGCTGGAGAAGCTGCACATCGCGGCGTTCGACACGATGGGCACGGTGCTGCGGCCGAAGGCGGCCAACCGCACCGCCGTCCAGCACATGCTGGCCGGGCTGAAGGCGTCGGGTGGCACCACGCACGCGGCCGCGTTGCAGGCACTGCACCGCGACGGCGTGAGGGTGCCGGAGGGGGCGAAGCTGGTGGTCATCGTGGTGGGTGACGAGGCGGGCGAGGCAGGGGACCAGCTCGCCCGGGCGTTCCGCGACTTCGGCTACTCCGTGGCGGCCATGGCGTTGCTGGTGTCCGTGGCGGGTGCGCGCGGCAACACGGTGCGCACGTGCGCGGGGCAGCTGAAGGTGCCGTTCAGCGAGGTGAACGTGGACCAGTTCGCGGACCCGTACCAGGTGCCGCGCGTGCTGAAGGCGCTGCTGGACGCGCCGGCGGCACAGGGCGGTGCCACCACCGTGCAGTCCGGGTGGGTGGAGCGGGTGATGCGCACGCCGCTGCTGAAGGTGGCGTGA
- a CDS encoding RNA polymerase sigma factor, with the protein MSAAVQGLRMTLRMPKEAEEPVEAEASRGGDEETLARRALAGDRAAWDALVARHHRRVVVSLLAKGVRVDRAHELAQETWARLIQQQQRGLLTELRLPNLALTQAAFLAADDARRSRRESISGAVEELPERQHPVDPSVSAERRLLSEEQLSRAHAALAQVSPSARTVFLLACDGQELPHAEVAARVGLSVQRVRQILCEVRKKLRTALEEETHA; encoded by the coding sequence ATGAGTGCAGCCGTGCAGGGCCTGCGGATGACGCTGCGGATGCCAAAGGAAGCCGAGGAGCCAGTGGAAGCCGAAGCGTCGCGTGGGGGGGACGAGGAGACCCTTGCGCGGCGTGCGCTGGCCGGCGACCGGGCGGCCTGGGATGCGTTGGTGGCACGCCACCACCGTCGGGTCGTGGTATCGCTGCTCGCCAAGGGCGTCCGGGTGGACCGGGCGCATGAGCTGGCCCAGGAGACGTGGGCGCGGCTCATCCAACAACAGCAGCGGGGGCTGCTGACGGAGCTGCGCCTGCCCAACCTCGCGCTCACCCAGGCGGCCTTCCTGGCCGCGGACGATGCCCGCCGCTCCCGGCGGGAGTCCATCTCCGGGGCGGTGGAGGAGTTGCCGGAGCGGCAGCACCCGGTGGACCCGTCGGTGTCCGCGGAGCGGCGCCTCCTGTCGGAGGAGCAGCTGTCCCGCGCCCATGCCGCGCTCGCGCAGGTGTCGCCGAGCGCGAGAACCGTCTTCCTCCTGGCCTGTGACGGCCAGGAGCTACCCCATGCCGAAGTCGCCGCGCGTGTCGGACTGTCCGTCCAGCGCGTACGACAGATCCTGTGCGAGGTTCGCAAGAAGCTGCGGACCGCGCTCGAGGAGGAGACCCATGCTTAA
- a CDS encoding SIR2 family protein, which yields MAVLELPQAAPLLQQEYREGRLIPFLGAGFSKPLRLPDWSELIASMAEPLGFEPELFKEHGSAEQLAEFFAVAHPNNFERLVYGMARKFNSEEACQLRKASPTHKALALLDQFHTIYTTNFDCHIEQALRDAGRKVSVLASFVDYQDKQEAGACDVIKFHGTLEVRNTIILTESGFFDRMALEDAADQRLRADLLSHSFLFIGYSFSDMNIRYIWYRMHQLRQRSQAGGRAPLAPRKCFFATHGSGPVQPMLLEQWNVDVIQLDPEDKTASVAELLRSIGG from the coding sequence ATGGCCGTTCTCGAACTGCCCCAGGCTGCGCCGTTGCTCCAGCAGGAATACCGGGAAGGGCGGCTCATTCCCTTTCTGGGCGCGGGCTTCTCCAAGCCGCTGCGCCTGCCGGACTGGAGCGAGCTCATCGCGTCCATGGCGGAGCCGCTGGGCTTCGAGCCGGAGTTGTTCAAGGAGCACGGCAGCGCCGAGCAACTCGCGGAGTTCTTCGCCGTGGCGCACCCGAACAACTTCGAGCGCCTCGTCTATGGCATGGCGCGGAAGTTCAACTCGGAAGAGGCCTGTCAACTCCGCAAGGCCTCTCCCACGCACAAGGCCCTGGCCCTCCTGGACCAGTTCCACACCATCTACACGACCAACTTCGACTGCCACATCGAGCAGGCGCTCAGGGATGCGGGAAGGAAGGTCTCCGTGCTGGCCTCCTTCGTGGACTACCAGGACAAGCAGGAGGCCGGTGCCTGCGATGTCATCAAGTTCCACGGCACGCTGGAGGTCCGCAACACCATCATCCTGACGGAGAGCGGCTTCTTCGACCGGATGGCGCTGGAGGATGCCGCGGACCAGCGACTGCGGGCGGACCTGCTCAGCCACAGCTTCCTGTTCATCGGCTACAGCTTCAGCGACATGAACATCCGCTACATCTGGTACCGCATGCACCAGCTTCGCCAGCGCAGCCAGGCCGGAGGCCGCGCGCCGCTGGCGCCTCGCAAGTGCTTCTTCGCCACGCATGGCTCCGGGCCGGTCCAGCCGATGCTGCTCGAGCAGTGGAACGTCGACGTCATCCAGCTCGACCCGGAGGACAAGACCGCGAGCGTCGCGGAGCTCCTGAGGAGTATCGGCGGATGA
- a CDS encoding AraC family transcriptional regulator, with protein sequence MDFRKKLAALLLALAATAAGAQPSDGAQKLPVGWYVTESAPKRYEAGVDNSARCEGTRSAYLRSLTQDENGYGTFMQAFGAQDFRGKRLRFSAAVRFKDVDGWAGLWMRVEGPDPKQPLAFDNMQSRALVGTAACKRYDVVLDVPKEATTIMAGLIMSGTGQAWLDGVRFEVVDASVPVTDLLASRPVVASTGPAGLDEPFPVAKNDQVPLGRVGDVWFNHGRVAADKPYTKRTDGVWVSILSEEVYEHGIEVTGTYGQRPLDLKVKAGGPRTLIDGTWGGEAVNIVISPEKLVMRWGRLTRELPRDKSPQVDATCNRYQLNDGPRVTDQLDVCGAALGTRPPSAQLVVALLANGFRPTLPPQTFPIPQPPVRSRQALDTERGGSGTVAP encoded by the coding sequence ATGGACTTCCGGAAGAAACTCGCCGCCCTGTTGCTCGCGCTCGCCGCCACCGCGGCCGGGGCGCAGCCGTCGGATGGCGCCCAGAAGCTGCCGGTGGGCTGGTACGTGACGGAGAGCGCGCCCAAGCGCTACGAGGCGGGCGTGGACAACTCCGCCCGGTGCGAGGGCACCCGCAGCGCCTACCTCCGCTCGCTGACGCAGGACGAGAACGGCTACGGCACCTTCATGCAGGCCTTCGGCGCGCAGGACTTCCGCGGCAAGCGGCTGCGCTTCTCCGCCGCCGTGCGCTTCAAGGACGTGGACGGCTGGGCGGGCCTGTGGATGCGCGTGGAGGGGCCGGACCCGAAGCAGCCCCTCGCCTTCGACAACATGCAGTCGCGCGCCCTGGTGGGCACTGCGGCCTGCAAGCGCTACGACGTGGTGCTGGACGTGCCGAAGGAGGCCACCACCATCATGGCCGGCCTCATCATGAGCGGCACCGGCCAGGCGTGGCTGGACGGCGTGCGCTTCGAGGTGGTGGACGCCTCGGTGCCGGTGACGGACCTGCTGGCCTCGCGTCCCGTGGTGGCCTCCACCGGCCCCGCCGGACTGGACGAGCCCTTCCCCGTGGCGAAGAACGACCAGGTGCCGCTGGGGCGCGTGGGCGACGTCTGGTTCAACCATGGCCGCGTCGCCGCGGACAAGCCGTACACGAAGCGCACCGACGGCGTCTGGGTGAGCATCCTCTCCGAGGAAGTCTACGAGCACGGCATCGAGGTGACGGGCACCTACGGCCAGCGCCCGCTCGACCTGAAGGTGAAGGCGGGAGGGCCCAGGACGCTCATCGACGGGACGTGGGGCGGCGAGGCCGTCAACATCGTCATCTCGCCGGAGAAGCTCGTCATGCGCTGGGGCCGCCTCACGCGCGAGCTGCCGCGCGACAAGAGCCCGCAGGTGGACGCCACGTGCAACCGCTACCAGCTCAACGACGGGCCCCGGGTGACGGACCAGCTCGACGTGTGCGGCGCGGCGCTCGGCACCCGGCCTCCGTCCGCGCAGCTGGTGGTGGCTCTGCTGGCCAATGGCTTCCGCCCCACGCTGCCGCCCCAGACGTTCCCCATTCCGCAGCCGCCCGTGCGCAGCCGGCAGGCGCTCGACACCGAGCGCGGCGGCTCCGGCACCGTCGCCCCGTGA
- a CDS encoding RNA polymerase sigma factor, producing MYEQLTDDELFAEVVRRRAAGEPVGAHLGSLVDRWGRPARYVISKIQASYGRGSPADADELFQDAVGKFIDRGLDQFRGVSEQMPGRSASPKTFFLRIVKHVAIDFYRRHREELAAPPSDPDDAMEEPPSEVARAVEAGKRSEQRAEAQELYWAAFARLQQEHPKEASAWELYHHEDVEDHEECARRLNITVVNSYKRVSRAQAYLKLYLLDLQRETQGEEA from the coding sequence GTGTACGAGCAGCTCACGGATGACGAATTGTTCGCGGAGGTGGTCCGCCGCCGCGCCGCTGGCGAGCCCGTCGGGGCCCACCTCGGTTCGTTGGTGGACCGGTGGGGCCGCCCCGCGCGCTATGTCATCAGCAAGATTCAGGCGAGCTACGGCCGCGGTTCCCCAGCGGACGCGGACGAGCTCTTCCAGGACGCGGTGGGGAAGTTCATCGACCGCGGCCTCGACCAGTTCAGGGGCGTCTCGGAGCAGATGCCCGGCCGGAGCGCGTCTCCCAAGACGTTCTTCCTGCGCATCGTCAAGCACGTGGCCATCGACTTCTACCGGCGGCACCGCGAGGAGCTCGCGGCGCCTCCGTCAGACCCCGATGACGCCATGGAGGAGCCACCCTCCGAGGTGGCCCGCGCCGTCGAGGCGGGAAAGCGGAGCGAGCAGCGCGCCGAGGCCCAGGAGCTGTACTGGGCGGCGTTTGCCCGACTCCAGCAGGAGCACCCGAAGGAGGCCTCTGCATGGGAGCTGTACCACCACGAAGACGTCGAGGATCACGAAGAATGTGCCCGGCGCCTGAACATCACGGTGGTCAACTCCTACAAGCGCGTCAGCCGCGCGCAGGCCTACCTGAAGCTCTACCTGCTGGATCTCCAGCGCGAGACGCAAGGGGAGGAAGCGTGA
- a CDS encoding zf-HC2 domain-containing protein, producing the protein MLKPHLTRDSAEQYILGALSPEASAALETHTLECEPCARLLREEAVLSEQLEEVAQAFPREDRVIRPARWHVRRAAAGAVGAALAAAASLALVLLPGGRVHPPSDGVGSALTSPGLELEVGAPRAIVVACPDLATQDSCTQNAADRGLLVQNPWGTGEVPRYEARTGLPEGALSARHPVSL; encoded by the coding sequence ATGCTTAAGCCCCACCTGACCCGCGACTCCGCGGAGCAATACATCCTGGGGGCACTCTCACCCGAGGCCTCGGCCGCGCTGGAGACCCACACGCTGGAGTGTGAGCCGTGCGCGAGGCTCCTGCGGGAAGAGGCCGTCCTCTCCGAGCAGCTCGAGGAGGTGGCCCAGGCGTTCCCTCGGGAGGACCGCGTCATCCGCCCCGCCCGCTGGCACGTGCGGCGCGCGGCGGCGGGCGCGGTCGGCGCGGCGCTCGCGGCGGCGGCCTCGCTGGCCCTGGTCCTGCTGCCCGGCGGCCGCGTCCACCCCCCGTCCGACGGCGTCGGAAGCGCTCTGACTTCGCCCGGCTTGGAGCTGGAGGTCGGAGCGCCGCGAGCCATCGTCGTGGCCTGTCCGGACCTGGCCACCCAGGACTCCTGCACGCAGAACGCGGCGGACCGCGGGCTGCTGGTCCAGAACCCCTGGGGCACGGGTGAGGTGCCGCGCTACGAGGCCCGCACCGGCCTCCCCGAGGGTGCGCTGAGCGCGCGCCACCCCGTGTCGCTGTGA
- a CDS encoding metallophosphoesterase, with product MSARTIVIGDLHGCHDEALELLARVGATSSDRVIFAGDLVDRGPKRRECVELAMRHEAILGNHEEKHLQQRRRSDDRLVPDHLETRRVLEPEHYDWMAGLPHFIRLPEHNAIVVHAGMLPDRPVEAQDPYHLLHVQCIQPPSAKSYWPSKAPDGWTFWTHHWKGPERVIFGHTVFDQPLVTEHAVGIDTGCVYGRSLTAVVLPTWELVSVPARNTYRGGKEVAKFPVHGDVCVYS from the coding sequence ATGTCCGCCCGCACCATCGTCATCGGAGACCTCCACGGCTGTCACGACGAGGCCCTGGAGCTGCTCGCCAGGGTGGGCGCCACGTCCAGCGACCGGGTCATCTTCGCGGGGGACCTGGTGGACCGCGGCCCGAAGCGGCGCGAGTGCGTGGAGCTGGCGATGCGGCACGAAGCCATCCTCGGCAACCACGAGGAGAAGCACCTCCAGCAGCGCCGCCGCTCGGACGACCGGCTGGTGCCGGACCACCTCGAGACGCGCCGGGTGCTGGAGCCGGAGCACTACGACTGGATGGCGGGCCTGCCCCACTTCATCCGGCTGCCGGAGCACAACGCCATCGTCGTGCACGCCGGCATGCTGCCCGACAGGCCCGTCGAGGCCCAGGACCCCTACCATCTGCTCCACGTGCAGTGCATCCAGCCACCCTCCGCCAAGAGCTACTGGCCATCCAAGGCTCCTGACGGGTGGACGTTCTGGACGCACCACTGGAAGGGTCCGGAGCGGGTCATCTTCGGCCACACCGTCTTCGACCAGCCGCTCGTCACCGAGCACGCGGTGGGTATCGACACCGGCTGCGTGTATGGCCGCTCATTGACGGCGGTGGTGCTCCCCACCTGGGAGCTCGTCTCGGTGCCGGCCCGGAACACGTACCGGGGCGGCAAAGAGGTGGCGAAGTTCCCGGTACACGGCGACGTGTGCGTCTACTCCTGA